In a single window of the Campylobacter concisus genome:
- a CDS encoding ABC transporter ATP-binding protein translates to MIDIKEVTKIFGSQRILDNVSLNVKSGEKIAILGQNGAGKSSLMRIILGEFIPNSGSIAINGVNTLKDRKGALKFISFVPQTPPPLKFNLRELCEFVCKSSNVKFEEIEKFSKLLELDLHANLNKPFYKLSGGMKQKMLIAIAFAKDSEILMFDEPTANLDVKARLSFKNLLDNFTQNKTLVFISHRIDEIANLLDRCVYMDLGKIIKEENLRSKGE, encoded by the coding sequence TTGATAGATATAAAAGAAGTAACTAAAATTTTTGGCTCGCAAAGGATACTTGACAATGTTAGCCTAAACGTAAAATCTGGTGAAAAAATAGCAATACTTGGACAAAATGGAGCTGGCAAAAGCTCGCTCATGCGTATCATTTTAGGCGAGTTTATCCCAAATAGTGGAAGTATCGCGATAAATGGCGTAAATACTCTAAAAGATAGAAAAGGGGCTTTGAAATTTATCTCATTTGTGCCACAAACCCCACCACCGCTTAAATTTAACTTGCGTGAGCTTTGTGAGTTTGTTTGCAAAAGCTCAAATGTAAAATTTGAAGAGATTGAGAAATTTAGCAAGCTTTTAGAGCTTGATCTACATGCAAATTTAAATAAGCCATTTTATAAGCTCTCTGGCGGAATGAAACAAAAGATGCTAATAGCCATCGCATTTGCTAAGGATAGTGAAATTTTGATGTTTGATGAGCCAACGGCAAATCTTGATGTGAAAGCAAGGCTTTCTTTTAAAAATTTACTTGATAACTTCACGCAAAACAAAACACTTGTTTTTATTTCACACCGTATCGATGAGATAGCAAATTTATTAGATAGATGCGTCTATATGGATCTTGGCAAGATAATCAAAGAGGAAAATTTAAGGAGCAAGGGTGAATAA
- a CDS encoding NapH/MauN family ferredoxin-type protein, with protein sequence MDKYNTRATVRNVSFLSTLITTTKDGKKRPSIRFWRIFSIILVHLLFVLSYRVDIQILEGDISASRIFGFHLADAFMSLQVFLATHEIHVNLIIGSLSILAFYIIFGGRGFCSWICPYSLISEIAEKIHENLRAKKIVKPRVFDTKWRYVFTILFLTLSFASASLTFEIFNVVGIFSRFIIYGYFHAIWFVVAMLMVEIFFSRRAWCRYVCPIGATYSVLAKPNAIKVSWDKEKCDHCLVCTDVCLVPHVLFMTKKGAKLDESKNIFRIAGADCTLCGRCIDVCHQDALKFDNGFKKLI encoded by the coding sequence ATGGACAAATATAACACTCGTGCGACGGTTAGAAATGTAAGCTTTCTAAGCACGTTAATCACAACTACAAAAGATGGCAAAAAGCGTCCTAGTATACGTTTTTGGCGCATATTTAGCATTATTCTAGTCCATCTTTTATTTGTGCTTTCATATAGAGTTGATATACAAATTTTAGAAGGCGACATCAGTGCCTCAAGGATATTTGGTTTTCACTTGGCAGATGCTTTTATGAGCCTGCAAGTCTTTTTGGCGACACATGAAATCCACGTAAATTTAATAATTGGCTCACTTAGTATCTTGGCCTTTTATATCATTTTTGGCGGTAGAGGCTTTTGTTCTTGGATCTGCCCATATTCATTAATAAGCGAAATAGCTGAGAAGATCCATGAAAATTTACGCGCTAAAAAGATAGTAAAACCACGAGTTTTTGACACAAAGTGGCGATATGTTTTCACCATTTTATTTTTAACCCTTAGCTTTGCTAGTGCAAGCCTTACATTTGAAATTTTTAATGTTGTTGGGATTTTTTCAAGATTTATTATCTATGGCTATTTTCATGCTATTTGGTTCGTTGTGGCCATGCTTATGGTTGAAATTTTCTTCTCACGTAGAGCTTGGTGCAGGTATGTCTGTCCTATCGGAGCGACTTACTCGGTGCTAGCTAAACCAAACGCCATAAAAGTTAGCTGGGATAAAGAAAAATGCGATCACTGCTTAGTTTGCACTGATGTTTGTCTAGTGCCTCACGTACTTTTTATGACAAAAAAGGGAGCAAAGCTTGACGAGAGCAAAAATATCTTTAGGATAGCTGGCGCTGATTGTACGCTTTGTGGTAGGTGTATTGATGTGTGTCATCAAGATGCACTGAAATTTGACAACGGCTTTAAAAAACTAATATAA
- a CDS encoding c-type cytochrome translates to MKVGKIITIILAVAICGIMVFMLSQTPPKKEKVATNAQPKVEQNFTKEQPKSSEEFASEDELKKVKELSLSVAKVHNEGVSKQYLTTCAPCHGANAKGVVAPDITHLSKNELLKKLADYKAGKVQNSLMKGLLTNVSDSELESLADEISKFKK, encoded by the coding sequence ATGAAAGTAGGAAAGATTATAACCATTATTTTAGCGGTAGCAATTTGCGGTATCATGGTTTTTATGTTAAGCCAGACTCCGCCTAAAAAGGAAAAAGTAGCAACTAATGCTCAGCCAAAAGTAGAGCAAAATTTTACAAAAGAGCAGCCAAAGTCTAGTGAAGAATTTGCCAGCGAAGATGAGCTAAAAAAGGTAAAAGAGCTAAGTCTAAGTGTGGCTAAAGTACACAATGAAGGCGTTAGCAAGCAATATCTAACAACTTGTGCTCCGTGTCATGGTGCAAATGCAAAAGGCGTCGTAGCTCCTGATATAACACACCTAAGTAAGAATGAATTACTTAAAAAACTAGCTGATTATAAAGCTGGTAAGGTGCAAAACTCGCTTATGAAGGGGCTACTTACAAATGTTAGTGATAGCGAGCTTGAAAGCCTTGCTGATGAAATTTCTAAATTTAAAAAGTAA
- a CDS encoding c-type cytochrome, whose translation MRLIMSLVAAALLFVGCEKSDDKAQKAASEQPINVATSASIKVEKKENNQSTNKQNDFIKYDMHGEKSVKFGLEDNNVSRQIGALAMVRTPLQTINLRLIKGRLSKNFITKCSSCHDDYANGIIGPSLLTKSENEIYTMINAYKNKEKVNVLMRDLVKKMDDSEIRNLAKEISDFNTQFRSK comes from the coding sequence ATGAGATTAATAATGTCTTTAGTGGCTGCTGCTTTGCTATTTGTCGGCTGTGAAAAGAGTGATGACAAGGCGCAAAAAGCAGCTAGCGAGCAACCAATAAATGTAGCCACGAGCGCTAGCATAAAGGTTGAAAAGAAAGAAAATAATCAAAGTACAAATAAACAAAATGACTTCATAAAATACGATATGCACGGCGAAAAGAGCGTAAAATTTGGACTTGAAGATAATAACGTAAGCCGTCAAATCGGTGCTTTAGCAATGGTAAGAACCCCTCTTCAAACTATAAATTTAAGACTTATAAAGGGCAGACTTAGCAAAAATTTCATTACAAAATGTTCATCTTGTCACGATGATTACGCAAATGGCATCATCGGGCCATCTCTTTTAACAAAAAGTGAAAATGAAATTTATACAATGATAAATGCTTATAAAAATAAAGAGAAAGTCAATGTCTTGATGCGAGACCTTGTTAAAAAAATGGATGATAGTGAAATCAGAAATTTAGCTAAAGAAATCAGTGATTTTAATACACAATTTAGGAGCAAATAA
- a CDS encoding 4Fe-4S dicluster domain-containing protein: MDRRKFIILGSVAAAAGYGIGKILPKSSGDKLYLRPPGAVDDFDDLCVKCGQCVQVCPYHSISLLDIKDGYSNGTAYIDPKKRGCYLCDLFPCVLACPSGALDHATKVVDDVKMGVAVLSNANACMCLKREKLSEDSVEDLLVRKVYNDREEAEKDKIKGKIGQICDLCASICPVGDSAIVMSEANLPLIKHGCVGCGVCAEVCPVKIINIAPKMSYDEIYKEKE, encoded by the coding sequence GTGGATAGAAGAAAATTTATAATCTTAGGCTCAGTCGCAGCTGCCGCAGGATATGGCATAGGTAAAATTTTGCCAAAAAGTAGTGGCGATAAACTCTATCTTAGACCACCAGGTGCGGTTGATGACTTTGATGATCTTTGTGTTAAATGTGGTCAGTGTGTGCAGGTATGCCCTTATCACAGTATAAGTTTGCTTGATATAAAAGATGGATATTCAAATGGTACAGCATACATCGATCCTAAAAAGAGAGGTTGCTATTTATGTGATCTTTTCCCATGTGTGCTCGCCTGTCCAAGTGGTGCGTTAGATCATGCTACAAAAGTTGTTGATGATGTGAAAATGGGCGTTGCTGTCTTGAGTAATGCAAATGCCTGTATGTGCCTAAAAAGAGAAAAACTAAGCGAAGATAGCGTTGAAGATTTGCTTGTTCGCAAAGTTTATAACGATAGGGAAGAGGCAGAAAAAGATAAGATAAAAGGCAAAATCGGTCAAATTTGTGACCTTTGCGCCAGCATTTGCCCAGTTGGCGATAGTGCAATAGTAATGAGCGAAGCAAATTTGCCACTCATAAAGCATGGCTGTGTTGGGTGTGGGGTGTGTGCTGAGGTTTGCCCTGTAAAAATTATAAATATTGCCCCAAAAATGAGTTATGATGAAATTTATAAGGAGAAAGAATGA
- a CDS encoding nitrous oxide reductase family maturation protein NosD, producing MRKIFIFALAFLPIFSSANILQDAINNASPGDVIKLGDGIYEGSITINKPLSIVGEGKNAHIKGNGKGTVVKIIASNVTLRNLKISGSGNDLGELDAGIGCDKANNVLITQNDLSDVLFGVDFKECSSSKITENNITSKKGASLGFRGDAVRLWYSHENLIEGNYIYDSRDMVAWYASHNKFLKNKAIRGRYSLHFMYANQNLVENNDFIGNAVGMFFMYSAGSNIKNNLVMDSDGAFGIGIGLKDVSNFTIENNTLIYNARGILLDNSPFQPGSTINFLGNKILHNVVGVYFHATQGTSIFENNDFIGNMDIVANDTPGDKMALNRWSKNYYDEYESFDRDKDGYGDTPFMHLSYADQLWQYYPNLQFFYGSSVFSILNFLAKLAPFSEPVKLLEDSTPRIKPLDASNFNALKAKRG from the coding sequence ATGCGTAAAATTTTTATTTTTGCCCTTGCTTTCTTGCCTATTTTTAGCTCTGCAAATATACTTCAAGATGCAATAAACAACGCTAGCCCTGGCGATGTTATAAAGCTAGGGGACGGCATCTATGAAGGAAGCATAACTATAAATAAGCCGCTTAGTATCGTTGGTGAGGGCAAAAACGCTCACATAAAAGGAAATGGTAAAGGCACAGTTGTAAAGATTATTGCCTCAAATGTTACGCTTAGAAATTTAAAGATAAGCGGTAGCGGAAATGACCTTGGTGAGCTTGATGCTGGCATTGGCTGTGATAAAGCAAATAATGTCTTGATTACGCAAAATGACTTGAGTGATGTGCTTTTTGGGGTTGATTTTAAAGAGTGCAGTAGCTCAAAGATCACTGAAAATAACATCACTTCTAAAAAAGGGGCCAGTCTTGGCTTTAGAGGTGATGCGGTTAGACTCTGGTATAGCCATGAAAATTTAATCGAGGGTAATTATATTTATGATAGTCGCGATATGGTTGCATGGTATGCAAGTCACAATAAATTTTTAAAAAATAAAGCGATCCGCGGCAGATATTCGCTTCATTTTATGTATGCAAATCAAAATTTAGTCGAAAACAATGATTTTATCGGCAATGCGGTCGGAATGTTTTTTATGTATTCAGCTGGCTCAAATATAAAAAATAATCTTGTTATGGATAGTGACGGCGCTTTTGGTATCGGTATCGGTCTAAAGGATGTTTCAAATTTTACTATCGAAAATAACACACTTATCTATAATGCGAGAGGAATTTTGCTTGATAACTCGCCTTTTCAGCCAGGCTCAACGATAAATTTCTTAGGCAATAAAATTTTACACAACGTAGTTGGCGTATATTTTCACGCTACTCAGGGGACAAGTATATTTGAAAATAATGATTTTATAGGCAATATGGATATCGTTGCGAACGACACTCCAGGCGATAAAATGGCATTAAATCGGTGGAGTAAAAATTATTATGATGAGTATGAGAGCTTTGATAGAGATAAAGATGGCTATGGCGATACGCCGTTTATGCACCTATCGTATGCCGATCAGCTTTGGCAGTACTATCCGAATTTGCAGTTTTTTTATGGCTCAAGTGTCTTTAGTATCTTAAATTTCTTAGCTAAACTCGCGCCATTTTCTGAGCCAGTAAAGCTACTTGAAGATAGCACGCCAAGGATAAAACCACTTGATGCTTCAAATTTTAACGCGTTAAAGGCAAAGCGTGGATAG
- a CDS encoding cytochrome C translates to MSKYKIYTIVALVLMTVCFTLPVLGWHGAKERIADGDELPSYTYGIYNLYSSFQYKNHLLSKDVASDLHKMIEQKAEIGTPSFPIWYVSLEAPNYPKSAFPDGIPVYFHVDGYSGDVHEMNTINHYIGMYPMEHGGNLERAIAPYYLLISTLCMLAFLYYNGKFNSLLMVPTIIAPVLFMSAFAGWLYWYGHNMQEWGAFKIKPFMPTVLGDGSVAQFTTHSYPSIGFWVMIAMSVFCILAVFSKKKELNA, encoded by the coding sequence ATGAGTAAATATAAAATTTATACCATTGTTGCACTTGTCTTAATGACTGTTTGTTTTACTTTGCCTGTTCTTGGTTGGCACGGAGCAAAAGAGCGTATAGCTGATGGTGATGAACTACCATCTTATACTTACGGTATCTATAATCTTTATAGCTCATTTCAGTATAAAAATCACCTTTTATCAAAAGATGTAGCAAGCGATCTTCATAAGATGATCGAGCAAAAAGCAGAGATAGGTACGCCATCTTTTCCTATCTGGTACGTCTCTCTTGAAGCTCCAAATTATCCAAAATCAGCCTTTCCTGATGGAATTCCTGTATATTTTCATGTAGATGGATATAGTGGTGACGTGCATGAGATGAATACGATAAATCACTACATTGGTATGTATCCTATGGAGCATGGCGGAAATTTAGAGCGAGCGATAGCGCCTTATTATTTGCTTATTTCAACGCTTTGTATGCTTGCATTTTTGTATTACAATGGTAAATTTAACTCACTTCTTATGGTTCCAACCATTATCGCGCCTGTGTTATTTATGAGTGCATTTGCAGGATGGCTTTATTGGTATGGACACAATATGCAAGAGTGGGGTGCATTTAAGATTAAACCATTTATGCCAACAGTTCTAGGTGATGGTAGCGTCGCACAATTTACAACGCACTCTTATCCAAGTATCGGATTTTGGGTTATGATTGCTATGAGTGTATTTTGCATACTTGCAGTATTTTCAAAGAAAAAAGAGCTAAATGCGTAA
- the nosZ gene encoding Sec-dependent nitrous-oxide reductase: MQKLFCVASAALLGLSLTTACAASSDLEKVMKERGLSEKDVLAAAKTYQPSGKKDDFIVFSSGGQSGQVLVYGVPSMRIYKYIGVFTPEPWQGYGYDNESKAVLKQGNIRGKEITWGDTHHPNFSEKNGEYVGDYLFINDKANPRIAVINLHDFETTQIVVNPIMKSEHGGSFITPNSEYVIEASQYAAPLDNNYHSIDDYEAVYRGAVTFWKFDYPKGKIDEKESFSLELPPYWQDLSDAGKGESYGWGFTNSINTEMYTGGIEKGLPPFEAGASRNDTDFLHVYNWKILEKLVQDKKNYKVINGHKVVTIDAAVKAGALFLIPESKSPHGCDVSPDGRYIIIGGKLDTHASVYDFRKIKELIDKKEYTGTDPYGIPILDREKSMHGQVELGLGPLHTSFDSQDGVLYTSLYVDSQIVKWDYKNLKVLDKINVHYNIGHLDTMEGKSAKPVGKYAIALDKLSIDRFSPVGPLHPQNHQLIDITGAKMDLIYDMPIPLGEPHDVVSIAASKLAPALTYNMGTNSRTGEASPYATLAGQERVERNGKNVTVYATMIRSHINPEHIEVNKGDNVTIHLTNLERAQDETHGFGIDLYNIHASLEPGKTASVNFVADMEGVFPYYCTEFCSALHLEMMGYLLVKDPNKKYESAKNNKLKTLSPEALKAEYDKVIATNKATDDVIQEVVKYLKEKHYEKYPKVKALVDDALDQYGHIKEVKAKADEAYKKGDVNGAILWEYQVWQYMVKTADVGLKAKNNLAKEIATPMSPAVAKGEEAYLKGGCNGCHVIGQVSSGPDLTGVLLRHENGEKWVAEFIKDPAKFYNDDYIKSMIDYFNLRMPNQHMSDEEIKNIIEYLKWVDENAGM, encoded by the coding sequence ATGCAAAAGTTATTTTGTGTCGCAAGTGCTGCGTTGCTTGGGCTATCTTTAACGACTGCTTGTGCTGCTAGTAGTGACCTTGAAAAAGTCATGAAAGAGCGTGGGCTAAGCGAAAAAGATGTCCTTGCAGCTGCTAAAACTTATCAGCCTAGCGGTAAAAAAGATGATTTCATCGTCTTTTCATCTGGCGGGCAAAGCGGTCAAGTGCTAGTTTATGGCGTTCCGTCGATGAGAATTTATAAATACATCGGCGTTTTCACGCCAGAGCCTTGGCAAGGATATGGCTATGACAATGAGTCAAAAGCTGTTTTGAAACAAGGCAACATCAGGGGCAAAGAGATAACATGGGGCGATACACACCACCCAAATTTTAGTGAGAAAAATGGTGAGTATGTTGGTGATTATCTATTTATCAACGATAAAGCTAACCCAAGAATCGCAGTTATAAATTTGCATGACTTTGAGACAACTCAAATCGTTGTAAACCCTATCATGAAGAGTGAGCACGGCGGTAGCTTCATTACTCCAAATAGCGAGTACGTTATCGAAGCTAGCCAATATGCAGCTCCACTTGATAACAACTACCACTCAATAGACGACTATGAAGCAGTCTATAGAGGTGCTGTAACATTTTGGAAATTTGACTATCCAAAAGGCAAGATCGATGAGAAAGAGTCATTTTCTCTTGAGCTTCCACCATACTGGCAAGATCTAAGTGATGCTGGTAAGGGCGAGAGCTACGGCTGGGGCTTTACAAACTCAATAAATACTGAGATGTATACTGGCGGTATCGAAAAAGGTCTCCCTCCATTTGAAGCAGGTGCAAGTAGAAATGACACTGACTTCTTGCACGTTTATAACTGGAAAATTTTAGAAAAACTTGTTCAAGACAAGAAAAACTATAAAGTTATAAATGGCCACAAGGTAGTTACAATAGACGCTGCTGTAAAAGCAGGTGCGCTATTTTTGATCCCAGAGTCAAAGAGTCCACACGGTTGTGATGTAAGCCCAGATGGTAGATATATCATTATTGGCGGTAAGCTTGATACTCACGCATCAGTTTATGACTTTAGAAAGATCAAAGAGCTAATTGATAAAAAAGAGTATACTGGCACTGACCCATACGGAATTCCTATCTTAGATAGAGAAAAGTCAATGCACGGACAAGTTGAACTTGGCCTTGGACCACTGCATACATCATTTGACTCACAAGATGGCGTACTTTATACTTCACTTTACGTTGATAGTCAAATCGTAAAATGGGACTATAAAAATTTAAAAGTGCTTGATAAGATAAATGTTCACTACAATATCGGACACCTTGATACAATGGAGGGCAAATCAGCAAAACCAGTTGGCAAATATGCAATCGCTCTTGATAAACTTTCAATCGATCGCTTTAGCCCAGTTGGCCCACTTCATCCACAAAATCACCAGCTAATAGACATCACTGGTGCAAAAATGGATCTAATCTATGATATGCCAATACCACTTGGTGAGCCACACGATGTTGTATCAATCGCTGCTAGCAAACTAGCTCCAGCGCTTACTTACAATATGGGTACAAACTCAAGAACAGGCGAGGCTAGCCCATACGCAACTCTAGCTGGTCAAGAAAGAGTTGAAAGAAATGGCAAAAATGTAACTGTCTATGCGACGATGATCAGAAGCCACATCAACCCAGAGCACATCGAGGTAAATAAAGGCGATAATGTAACAATTCACTTAACAAACCTAGAGCGCGCTCAAGATGAGACTCACGGATTTGGCATCGACCTTTACAACATTCACGCTTCACTTGAACCTGGCAAAACTGCTTCAGTAAATTTCGTAGCTGATATGGAAGGTGTCTTCCCATACTACTGCACCGAGTTTTGTTCAGCGCTTCACCTAGAGATGATGGGTTATTTACTTGTTAAAGATCCAAATAAAAAATATGAATCTGCTAAGAATAACAAGCTAAAAACTCTAAGTCCAGAAGCTTTAAAAGCCGAATACGACAAAGTAATCGCAACTAATAAAGCAACTGATGATGTTATCCAAGAGGTTGTTAAGTACCTAAAAGAGAAACATTATGAGAAATATCCAAAAGTAAAAGCTTTAGTTGATGACGCACTTGATCAATACGGTCACATCAAAGAGGTAAAAGCTAAAGCTGACGAAGCTTATAAAAAAGGCGACGTAAACGGCGCTATCCTTTGGGAGTACCAAGTATGGCAATACATGGTAAAAACAGCTGACGTTGGCTTAAAAGCTAAAAATAACCTAGCTAAAGAGATCGCAACTCCGATGAGTCCAGCTGTTGCAAAAGGTGAAGAGGCTTATCTAAAAGGCGGTTGTAATGGTTGTCACGTTATCGGTCAAGTAAGCTCAGGTCCAGACCTAACAGGCGTTTTACTAAGACATGAAAACGGCGAAAAATGGGTAGCAGAATTTATCAAAGATCCTGCTAAGTTCTATAATGACGACTACATTAAATCAATGATTGATTACTTTAACCTTAGAATGCCAAATCAGCATATGAGTGATGAAGAGATCAAAAATATCATCGAATACCTAAAATGGGTAGATGAAAATGCTGGTATGTAG
- a CDS encoding ATP-dependent protease — MRFLLCISLFLITAFAQQLGCFINESNQSIVFIKDGQIKNLDLKETIYKNQECGNDGEFFYIANLNNEIIKVANERNFLFAMPNVGCKISQITAIKNKIYVACDMANEVSIGVFDKSLNKLLTKNYKDVYKISSLLPIDDELFFTSFNGKAFLLDKELNLKEKKRVGFAPLSACKFKGNDILLGFRDGEILDFKSGIKKQVLKSKISALACMEDEIFIGDGDGVVYKFDKDLKLKGQKALFSNEIKRIFIDKGVLNGVNLDNEIKSLKINSF; from the coding sequence ATGAGATTTCTGCTTTGTATAAGTTTGTTTTTGATAACAGCTTTTGCCCAGCAATTAGGCTGCTTTATTAATGAAAGCAACCAAAGCATCGTTTTTATAAAAGATGGGCAGATTAAAAATTTGGATCTAAAAGAGACGATTTATAAAAATCAAGAGTGCGGAAATGATGGAGAATTCTTTTATATCGCAAATTTAAATAATGAGATTATTAAGGTGGCAAATGAGAGAAATTTCTTATTTGCCATGCCAAATGTCGGCTGTAAAATTTCGCAAATTACGGCAATTAAAAATAAAATTTACGTAGCTTGCGATATGGCAAATGAAGTCAGCATAGGCGTTTTTGATAAAAGTCTAAATAAACTTTTAACTAAAAATTATAAAGATGTTTATAAAATTTCAAGCCTTTTGCCAATTGATGATGAACTATTTTTTACGAGCTTTAATGGCAAAGCATTTTTGCTTGATAAAGAGCTTAATTTAAAAGAGAAAAAGCGTGTTGGTTTTGCTCCACTTAGTGCCTGTAAATTTAAAGGGAATGATATTTTGCTTGGCTTTAGAGATGGAGAAATTTTAGATTTTAAAAGTGGAATCAAAAAACAAGTTTTAAAATCTAAAATTTCAGCTCTTGCGTGTATGGAGGATGAAATTTTCATAGGTGATGGGGATGGAGTAGTCTATAAATTTGACAAAGATCTTAAGCTAAAAGGGCAAAAGGCTCTTTTTAGCAATGAGATAAAAAGAATTTTTATAGATAAAGGCGTCTTAAATGGCGTAAATTTAGACAATGAGATAAAGAGTTTAAAGATAAATTCATTTTAA
- the moaC gene encoding cyclic pyranopterin monophosphate synthase MoaC has product MMLTHLDEKDRPKMVDVSPKDPTKRVATASGIIKMSKEAFRAIKENTGKKGPVIQTAVVAAIMGAKKTSELIPMCHPLAILGVDCDIEELSEICAFKLYVSVKIEGKTGVEMEALTGVSVGLLTIYDMVKAIDKSMEISNIVLESKTGGKSGEYMRSK; this is encoded by the coding sequence ATAATGCTAACGCATTTAGATGAGAAAGATCGTCCAAAAATGGTCGATGTGAGCCCAAAAGATCCTACAAAAAGAGTAGCAACTGCTAGCGGGATCATCAAGATGAGTAAAGAGGCTTTTAGAGCGATAAAAGAAAATACTGGCAAAAAAGGCCCAGTTATCCAAACGGCTGTCGTTGCTGCGATAATGGGAGCAAAAAAGACAAGCGAACTAATCCCGATGTGCCATCCACTAGCTATTTTAGGCGTGGATTGTGATATCGAAGAGCTATCTGAAATTTGTGCTTTTAAGCTTTATGTGAGCGTAAAAATAGAGGGCAAAACAGGCGTTGAGATGGAGGCATTAACTGGCGTAAGCGTGGGACTTTTGACCATTTATGATATGGTAAAAGCTATAGATAAAAGCATGGAAATAAGTAATATCGTGTTAGAGAGTAAAACAGGAGGAAAAAGTGGCGAGTATATGCGATCTAAATAA
- a CDS encoding DUF493 domain-containing protein: MASICDLNNKKAKIDYPTHWEYKIIFDADVNVEEKVKEIVKDREFKLVFSKFSKDKKYASYDLAVLVLSEEERLEIFSALKHEAKYVL; encoded by the coding sequence GTGGCGAGTATATGCGATCTAAATAACAAAAAAGCAAAAATTGATTACCCAACGCATTGGGAATACAAAATAATATTTGACGCAGATGTCAATGTAGAAGAAAAGGTAAAAGAGATAGTAAAAGATAGAGAATTTAAGCTAGTCTTTTCAAAATTTAGCAAAGATAAAAAGTACGCTAGCTATGACTTAGCCGTACTTGTTTTAAGCGAAGAAGAGAGGCTAGAGATATTTTCAGCACTAAAACACGAAGCAAAATACGTTTTATAA
- a CDS encoding undecaprenyl-diphosphate phosphatase, producing MEISHVIVLALVQGISEFLPISSSAHLILVPKLLGWPDQGLAFDVAVHVGTLSAILFYFKDTIFKLLRDFFASIAQRKMVGDSLLVWCVGFATIPVGIFGLLFNNIIEEYARSGVVIAITTIVFGIALYFADLRSSNKSEYEMTIKFALIIGLAQAVALIPGVSRSGVTMTAALFLGFSHKGSANFSFLMSIPVIILAGGLESIKLIKDPNALPWSDIALGVIISAVSAYLCVKLFMGIISRIRMLPFVIYRLILGAFLLYLFL from the coding sequence ATGGAAATTTCTCATGTTATTGTTTTGGCCTTAGTGCAAGGCATAAGCGAATTTTTGCCCATTTCAAGCTCGGCTCATCTTATCTTGGTGCCAAAGCTACTTGGCTGGCCAGATCAAGGTCTTGCTTTTGATGTGGCAGTGCACGTTGGTACGTTAAGCGCGATACTTTTTTATTTTAAAGATACGATTTTTAAGCTACTTCGTGACTTTTTTGCCTCAATCGCACAACGAAAGATGGTAGGCGATAGCTTGCTTGTTTGGTGTGTCGGCTTTGCTACCATTCCAGTGGGGATCTTTGGGCTTTTATTTAACAACATTATCGAAGAATACGCAAGAAGCGGCGTTGTGATCGCTATTACTACGATCGTCTTTGGCATAGCACTTTACTTTGCTGATCTTCGCTCATCAAACAAAAGCGAATATGAAATGACCATAAAATTTGCGCTTATTATTGGCCTTGCTCAAGCTGTGGCGCTCATCCCTGGCGTCTCAAGATCAGGTGTGACGATGACAGCAGCACTTTTTTTAGGATTTAGCCACAAGGGTAGTGCAAATTTCTCATTTTTGATGTCGATCCCAGTCATCATCCTAGCCGGCGGACTCGAGAGTATCAAGCTCATAAAAGACCCAAATGCTCTGCCATGGAGCGACATCGCCCTTGGTGTTATCATAAGTGCTGTTAGTGCTTATCTTTGCGTTAAGCTATTTATGGGGATCATCTCAAGAATCAGGATGTTGCCCTTTGTCATCTACCGCTTGATTTTGGGAGCATTTTTACTTTATCTATTTTTGTGA